In one window of Miscanthus floridulus cultivar M001 chromosome 12, ASM1932011v1, whole genome shotgun sequence DNA:
- the LOC136495768 gene encoding uncharacterized protein gives MAVPNYTYLKLKMPGPKGIITVGTFIQHAYECEVECCEFTLAVIALEELPAIHQVDNEEAPDAKKASGLFQLAKDTKEILINPSGSEGRTVCVGATLTPK, from the coding sequence atggcggtacccaactacacatacctcaaacTAAAGATGCCAGGGCCAAAgggcatcatcaccgtcggcactttCATCCAgcacgcttacgagtgcgaggtggAATGCTGTGAATTCACCTTAGCGGTCATTGCCTTGGAGGAGCTACCAGCTATCCACCAAGTGGACAACGAGGAGGCGCCCGATGCCAAGAAGGCTTCTGGATTGTTCCAACTGGCCAAGGACACCAAGGAAATCCTTATCAACCCAAGCGGTTCAGAGGGGAGGACGGTGTGCGTCGGCGCCACCCTCACCCCGAAATAG